From Nitratidesulfovibrio vulgaris str. Hildenborough, a single genomic window includes:
- a CDS encoding L-lactate permease — MSLELLALVALLPILVALVLMVGMRWPATKAMPLSWLVCVLGAIGVWNLPAGYVTALTLQGIVTAIGVLIIVFGAIIILYTLQYSGGMETIQYGMQNVSRDKRIQAIIIGYMFAAFIEGAAGFGTPAALAAPLLLSLGFPPLAAAVICLVFNSFCVSFGAVGTPILIGLKFLAPLVKDAVTAGTPGLNFTDFGSFAKVIGQWATIMHGFMIVILPIFMLGFLTRFYGQNKSWSEGFKAWKFCVFAAVSFAVPYFIFAWFVGPEFPSLIGGLVGLGIIVAGAKRGFCVPEETWDFGPQSTWDPEWTGTIKTAAKTEFKAHMSQFKAWLPYILIGAILVVTRVPSLGLKGFLSAQKIPFDNILGFKGVSASIDYLYLPGTIPFTLVALLTILLHGMSGDAVKRAWSESFAKMKAPTIALFFAVALVSIFRGSGVADVALNPNNYPSMPLAMAKAVAALAGNAWPMLASYVGGLGAFITGSNTVSDLLFAEFQWGVAAQLELPRQIIVAAQVVGGAMGNMVCIHNIVAVCAVVGLAGREGMILKRTFWPFMLYGLVVGIIASLMCFVFLPNLF, encoded by the coding sequence ATGTCTCTCGAACTTCTAGCTCTCGTAGCCCTGCTGCCCATCCTGGTGGCACTGGTGCTCATGGTCGGCATGCGCTGGCCCGCCACCAAAGCCATGCCCCTGTCATGGCTCGTCTGCGTTCTCGGCGCCATCGGCGTCTGGAACCTGCCCGCCGGCTATGTGACCGCCCTTACCCTGCAGGGCATCGTCACCGCCATCGGCGTTCTGATCATCGTCTTCGGCGCCATCATCATCCTGTACACGCTGCAATACAGCGGCGGCATGGAGACCATCCAGTACGGGATGCAGAACGTCAGCCGTGACAAGCGCATCCAGGCCATCATCATCGGCTACATGTTCGCCGCCTTCATCGAAGGTGCCGCGGGCTTCGGTACGCCAGCAGCCCTCGCTGCGCCGCTGCTGCTCTCGCTGGGCTTCCCCCCGCTCGCCGCAGCCGTCATCTGCCTTGTCTTCAACTCGTTCTGCGTCTCCTTCGGCGCGGTGGGCACCCCCATTCTCATCGGCCTCAAGTTCCTCGCCCCGCTGGTGAAGGACGCCGTGACCGCTGGTACCCCCGGCCTCAACTTCACCGACTTCGGCTCCTTCGCCAAGGTCATCGGCCAGTGGGCGACCATCATGCACGGTTTCATGATCGTCATCCTGCCCATCTTCATGCTCGGCTTCCTCACCCGCTTCTACGGCCAGAACAAGTCGTGGAGCGAAGGCTTCAAGGCGTGGAAGTTCTGCGTGTTCGCCGCCGTCTCCTTTGCGGTGCCCTACTTCATCTTCGCATGGTTCGTCGGCCCCGAGTTCCCCTCTCTGATCGGTGGTCTGGTGGGTCTCGGCATCATCGTCGCCGGTGCCAAGCGCGGCTTCTGCGTGCCTGAAGAGACCTGGGACTTCGGCCCCCAGTCGACCTGGGACCCCGAATGGACCGGCACCATCAAGACCGCTGCCAAGACCGAGTTCAAGGCTCACATGAGCCAGTTCAAGGCATGGCTGCCCTACATCCTCATCGGTGCCATCCTCGTGGTCACCCGCGTGCCCAGCCTCGGCCTCAAGGGCTTCCTGTCCGCCCAGAAGATTCCCTTCGACAACATCCTCGGCTTCAAGGGCGTCTCCGCCTCCATCGACTACCTGTACCTGCCCGGCACCATTCCCTTCACCCTCGTGGCGCTGCTCACCATCCTGCTGCACGGCATGAGCGGTGACGCGGTGAAGCGTGCGTGGAGCGAATCGTTCGCCAAGATGAAGGCCCCCACCATCGCGCTCTTCTTCGCCGTGGCGCTGGTCTCCATCTTCCGCGGTTCGGGCGTCGCCGACGTGGCCCTCAACCCCAACAACTACCCGTCCATGCCGCTGGCCATGGCCAAGGCCGTCGCCGCGCTCGCCGGCAACGCGTGGCCCATGCTGGCCTCGTACGTGGGCGGTCTCGGTGCGTTCATCACCGGTTCCAACACCGTCTCCGACCTGCTCTTCGCCGAATTCCAGTGGGGTGTTGCGGCTCAGCTCGAGTTGCCCCGCCAGATCATCGTCGCTGCGCAGGTCGTGGGTGGCGCCATGGGCAACATGGTGTGCATCCACAACATCGTGGCAGTGTGCGCCGTGGTCGGCCTTGCCGGCCGCGAGGGCATGATCCTCAAGCGCACCTTCTGGCCCTTCATGCTGTACGGTCTGGTTGTGGGCATCATCGCGTCGCTCATGTGCTTCGTGTTCCTGCCCAACCTGTTCTAG
- a CDS encoding FAD-binding oxidoreductase: MPSASLIKEFEAIIGKENVFTSEPDRQSYAYDSAVLDQVVPALVLRPTETEQLGKLVKLCYENDHPITVRGAGTNLSGGTIPDKREGIVILTNSLNKIIEINEQDLYAVVEPGVVTAKFAAEVAKRGLFYPPDPGSQAVSTLGGNVAENAGGLRGLKYGVTKDYVMGIEFFDVNGGLVKTGSRTVKCVTGYNLAGLMAASEGTLGVFSQITLKLVPPPKASKAMMAVFDDVNKASEAVAAIIAAHVVPCTLEFMDKSSINYVEDFTKAGLPREAAAILLIEVDGHPAQVEDDAATVVKALNASGATEVHVAKDAAEKFKLWEARRNALPALARARATTVLEDATVPRSQIPAMVKAINDIAKKHNIAIGTFGHAGDGNLHPTILCDRRDKHEFERVESAVDEIFDVALSLHGTLSGEHGIGLAKSKWMEKETSKATIEYSRNMKRAIDPKYILNPGKIIGA; the protein is encoded by the coding sequence ATGCCCAGCGCATCGCTCATCAAGGAATTCGAAGCCATCATCGGCAAAGAGAACGTCTTCACCAGCGAACCCGACCGCCAGAGCTACGCCTACGACTCGGCCGTGCTCGATCAGGTCGTGCCCGCACTCGTGCTGCGTCCCACCGAGACCGAACAGCTCGGCAAGCTCGTGAAGCTCTGCTACGAGAACGACCACCCCATCACCGTGCGCGGTGCTGGCACCAATCTTTCCGGCGGCACCATCCCCGACAAGCGCGAAGGTATCGTCATCCTCACCAACAGCCTGAACAAGATCATCGAGATCAACGAGCAGGACCTGTACGCCGTTGTCGAACCCGGTGTGGTCACCGCCAAGTTCGCCGCCGAAGTCGCCAAGCGCGGCCTCTTCTACCCCCCCGACCCGGGTTCACAGGCCGTCTCCACCCTCGGCGGCAACGTTGCCGAGAACGCCGGTGGCCTTCGCGGTCTGAAGTACGGGGTGACCAAGGACTACGTCATGGGCATCGAGTTCTTCGATGTGAACGGCGGTCTGGTGAAGACCGGTTCGCGCACCGTCAAGTGCGTCACCGGCTACAACCTCGCCGGTCTCATGGCCGCCTCCGAAGGCACGCTCGGCGTGTTCAGCCAGATCACCCTCAAGCTCGTGCCGCCGCCCAAGGCCTCCAAGGCCATGATGGCCGTGTTCGACGACGTCAACAAGGCGTCCGAGGCCGTTGCCGCCATCATCGCCGCCCACGTGGTTCCCTGCACCCTCGAATTCATGGACAAGTCGTCCATCAACTACGTGGAAGACTTCACCAAGGCAGGCCTGCCGCGTGAAGCCGCCGCCATCCTGCTCATCGAAGTGGACGGCCACCCGGCACAGGTCGAAGACGACGCCGCCACCGTGGTGAAGGCCCTCAACGCCTCCGGCGCCACCGAAGTGCACGTGGCCAAGGACGCCGCAGAGAAGTTCAAGCTGTGGGAAGCCCGCCGCAACGCCCTGCCCGCCCTTGCCCGCGCCCGCGCCACCACCGTGCTTGAAGACGCCACCGTGCCGCGCTCGCAGATTCCTGCCATGGTCAAGGCCATCAACGACATCGCCAAGAAGCACAACATCGCCATCGGCACCTTCGGTCACGCGGGCGACGGCAACCTGCACCCGACCATCCTGTGCGACCGCCGCGACAAGCACGAGTTCGAGCGCGTCGAGAGCGCCGTCGACGAGATCTTCGACGTGGCCCTTTCGCTGCACGGCACCCTCTCCGGCGAGCACGGCATCGGCCTCGCCAAGTCCAAGTGGATGGAGAAGGAGACCTCGAAGGCCACCATCGAGTACTCGCGCAACATGAAGCGCGCCATCGACCCGAAGTACATCCTCAACCCCGGCAAGATCATCGGAGCCTAG
- a CDS encoding (Fe-S)-binding protein — MADLTKLAKMLQELDDHMVACMKCGMCQAVCPVFAETMKEADVTRGKIALLENLAKEMVSDPEGVQEKLNKCLLCGSCGANCPSGVKIMDIFLRARCIVNSYMGLSPVKKAILRGMLTNPKLFNALLDMGSVFQGLFTTKVNDLLGSSCSKILSPIIGDRHFVGLASKSLHSRIKSLDTPAGKSGVKVAFFPGCLGDKMFTSVADACLKVFSHHGVGVYMPEGMACCGIPSLASGDRVSYDKLVKLNLDLFAKGKFDYLVTPCATCTATIKEIWPKMMGDYPFEMRKQIEELEKKTMDVNAFVVDVLGVTPAADAPKGNVKVTFHDSCHMKKSLGVTAQPRNLIRMNPKYDLVEMAECDRCCGSGGSFNLYHYDLSKQIGERKRQNIVDSGAQVVSTGCPACMLQMTDMLSQHGDRVAVKHCIEIYADSLG; from the coding sequence ATGGCCGACCTTACCAAGCTCGCAAAGATGCTTCAGGAGCTGGACGACCACATGGTCGCCTGCATGAAGTGCGGCATGTGTCAGGCAGTCTGCCCGGTGTTCGCCGAGACCATGAAGGAAGCGGACGTCACCCGCGGCAAGATCGCCCTGCTCGAGAACCTCGCCAAGGAGATGGTCTCCGACCCCGAAGGCGTTCAGGAGAAGCTGAACAAGTGCCTCCTGTGCGGTTCGTGCGGCGCCAACTGTCCCTCCGGCGTCAAGATCATGGACATCTTCCTGCGCGCACGCTGCATCGTGAACTCCTACATGGGCCTTTCGCCCGTGAAGAAGGCCATCCTGCGCGGGATGCTGACCAACCCCAAGCTGTTCAACGCCCTGCTCGACATGGGCTCGGTGTTCCAGGGGCTGTTCACCACCAAGGTGAACGACCTGCTCGGCTCGTCCTGCTCGAAGATACTCTCGCCCATCATCGGCGACCGTCACTTCGTGGGTCTGGCCTCCAAGTCGCTGCACAGCCGCATCAAGTCGCTGGACACCCCGGCTGGCAAGAGCGGCGTGAAGGTGGCCTTCTTCCCCGGCTGCCTCGGCGACAAGATGTTCACCAGCGTGGCCGACGCCTGCCTCAAGGTGTTCAGCCACCACGGCGTGGGCGTCTACATGCCCGAGGGAATGGCCTGCTGCGGCATTCCTTCGCTGGCTTCCGGCGACAGGGTCTCGTATGATAAGCTGGTGAAGCTGAACCTCGACCTCTTCGCCAAGGGCAAGTTCGACTACCTGGTGACGCCGTGCGCGACCTGCACCGCCACCATCAAGGAGATCTGGCCCAAGATGATGGGCGACTACCCCTTCGAGATGCGCAAGCAGATCGAGGAACTGGAGAAGAAGACCATGGACGTGAACGCCTTCGTGGTGGATGTGCTGGGTGTGACCCCGGCCGCCGACGCGCCGAAGGGCAACGTCAAGGTCACGTTCCACGACTCGTGCCACATGAAGAAGTCGCTCGGCGTCACGGCCCAGCCGCGCAACCTCATCCGCATGAACCCCAAGTACGACCTTGTGGAGATGGCGGAATGCGACCGCTGCTGCGGTTCGGGTGGCAGCTTCAACCTGTACCACTACGACCTGTCGAAGCAGATTGGCGAGCGCAAGCGTCAGAACATCGTGGACTCGGGCGCACAGGTGGTATCCACCGGTTGCCCCGCCTGCATGCTCCAGATGACCGACATGCTCTCGCAGCACGGCGACCGCGTGGCGGTGAAGCACTGCATCGAGATATACGCCGATTCGCTCGGTTAG
- the pta gene encoding phosphate acetyltransferase produces MSNNLYITATESKSGKSAVVLGMMQLLLRDVRKVAFFRPIINQASTDVRDHDINLILRHFGLDIAYEDTYAYSLQDARELINNGQHATLLDNILKKYKKLEDAYDFVLCEGTDFLGKDAAFEFELNADIAANLGCPVMVVANGQQKAARELIASTQLTIDLLDEKGLDVVTAVINRATVTEAEREEIIKSLECKVNCSNPLAVYVLPEESTLGKPTMNDVKKWLGAQVLYGHGRLDTLVDDYIIAAMQIGNFLDYVSQGCLVITPGDRSDIILSSLASRLSTAYPDISGLLLTGGLEPAANVHRLIEGWTGVPIPILSVKDHTYKTIQTLNELYGKIEPDNDRKINTALALFERHIDSSELGSRLINRKSSRITPKMFEFNLIEKAKRNRMRIVLPEGAEERILRAADILVRREVADIILLGDANTVGSRIGDLGLDMDGVQIVQPNLSPKFDEYVAAYHECRKKKGISMEQARDMMNDPTYFGTMMVHKGDADGMVSGAINTTAHTIRPAFEFIKTKPGVSIVSSVFLMCLKDRVLVFGDCAVNPNPTAEQLAEIAISASHTARIFGVDPRVAMLSYSTGSSGKGADVEKVIEATRIAKERAPELLLEGPLQYDAAIDMDVARTKLPGSTVAGQATVFIFPDLNTGNNTYKAVQRAAGAVAIGPVLQGLNKPVNDLSRGCTVADIVNTVAITAIQAQAEKGLI; encoded by the coding sequence ATGTCCAACAATCTGTACATCACCGCGACAGAGTCGAAGAGCGGCAAGTCCGCGGTGGTGCTAGGCATGATGCAACTGCTGCTGCGCGACGTCCGCAAGGTGGCCTTCTTCAGGCCCATCATCAATCAGGCGTCCACCGACGTCCGCGACCACGACATCAATCTCATCCTGCGTCACTTCGGGCTCGACATCGCCTACGAGGACACCTACGCGTACTCGCTGCAGGACGCCCGCGAACTGATCAACAACGGTCAGCACGCCACCCTTCTGGACAACATCCTCAAGAAGTACAAGAAGCTCGAAGACGCCTACGATTTCGTGCTCTGCGAGGGCACCGACTTTCTCGGCAAGGATGCCGCGTTCGAGTTCGAACTCAACGCCGACATCGCCGCCAACCTCGGCTGCCCCGTCATGGTGGTGGCCAACGGCCAGCAGAAGGCCGCCCGTGAGCTCATCGCCTCGACGCAGCTGACCATCGACCTTCTCGACGAGAAGGGCCTCGACGTGGTCACGGCGGTCATCAACCGCGCCACCGTCACCGAAGCCGAGCGCGAAGAGATCATCAAGAGCCTCGAGTGCAAGGTCAACTGCTCGAACCCGCTCGCCGTGTACGTGCTCCCCGAAGAGTCCACCCTCGGCAAGCCCACCATGAACGACGTCAAGAAGTGGCTCGGCGCACAGGTGCTCTACGGGCACGGTCGCCTCGACACGCTGGTGGACGACTACATCATCGCCGCCATGCAGATCGGCAACTTCCTCGACTACGTCTCGCAGGGCTGCCTCGTCATCACTCCCGGCGACCGTTCCGACATCATCCTCTCGAGCCTCGCCTCGCGTCTTTCCACGGCCTATCCCGACATCTCGGGCCTGCTGCTCACCGGCGGCCTCGAGCCCGCAGCCAACGTCCATCGCCTCATCGAAGGCTGGACGGGCGTGCCCATCCCCATCCTGTCGGTGAAGGACCACACCTACAAGACCATCCAGACGCTGAACGAACTGTACGGCAAGATCGAGCCGGACAACGACCGCAAGATCAACACGGCCCTCGCCCTGTTCGAGCGTCATATCGACAGCAGCGAACTCGGCTCGCGCCTGATCAACCGCAAGTCCAGCCGCATCACGCCCAAGATGTTCGAATTCAACCTCATCGAGAAGGCCAAGCGCAACCGTATGCGCATCGTCCTTCCCGAAGGGGCCGAAGAGCGCATCCTGCGTGCCGCCGACATCCTCGTGCGCCGCGAAGTGGCCGACATCATCCTGCTGGGCGATGCCAACACCGTAGGCTCGCGCATCGGCGACCTCGGCCTCGACATGGACGGCGTGCAGATTGTCCAGCCGAACCTCTCGCCCAAGTTCGACGAGTACGTCGCAGCCTACCACGAGTGCCGCAAGAAGAAGGGCATCAGCATGGAGCAGGCGCGCGACATGATGAACGACCCCACCTACTTCGGCACTATGATGGTGCACAAGGGCGATGCCGACGGCATGGTCTCCGGCGCCATCAACACCACCGCACACACCATCCGCCCGGCCTTCGAGTTCATCAAGACCAAGCCCGGCGTGTCCATCGTGTCGAGCGTGTTCCTGATGTGCCTCAAGGACCGCGTGCTGGTCTTCGGCGACTGCGCAGTGAACCCCAACCCCACTGCCGAACAGCTGGCCGAAATCGCCATCAGCGCCTCGCACACCGCCCGTATCTTCGGCGTCGACCCGCGCGTGGCCATGCTCTCGTACTCCACCGGCAGTTCCGGCAAGGGTGCCGACGTGGAGAAGGTCATCGAGGCCACCCGCATCGCCAAGGAGCGCGCCCCCGAACTGCTGCTGGAAGGCCCGCTGCAGTACGACGCCGCCATCGACATGGATGTGGCACGCACCAAGCTGCCCGGCAGCACTGTCGCCGGTCAGGCCACCGTGTTCATCTTCCCCGACCTGAACACCGGCAACAACACCTACAAGGCGGTGCAGCGCGCCGCCGGTGCCGTGGCCATCGGCCCGGTGCTCCAGGGCCTCAACAAGCCCGTCAACGACCTCTCCCGCGGCTGCACGGTGGCTGACATCGTGAACACCGTCGCGATCACGGCCATACAGGCCCAGGCCGAAAAGGGCCTGATCTAA
- a CDS encoding acetate kinase has product MNVLVINSGSSSIKYQLIDMEREVPLCSGLVERIGEPMGKLTHKIRPDAEGEEKLTFEQPFTNHVEGMKRVVELITDADKGVIKDKSEIGAIGHRVLLGGEEIKQSVRIDDWAKGVIRDYIPLGPLHNPANLAGIEVAEELFPGLPNVGVFDTEFHQSMPAKAYLYPLPIELYEELKIRRYGFHGTSHRYITKRTAQYLGKPLDELNIITCHLGNGCSMAAVKNGKCVDTTMGITPLEGLMMGTRCGDIDPAIVPFLMEKKNLSPAEADTLMNKQSGLKGMCGMNDMRDLHAARENGNERAQLAFEMFTYRIKKYIGAYYAVLGRVDAVVFTAGIGENDDFVRAEVCAGLDSLGIAVDPARNAVRNGQPRHISPDGSRVAVLVVPTNEELEIAQATLDVLKG; this is encoded by the coding sequence ATGAACGTACTGGTCATCAATTCCGGCAGCTCGTCCATCAAGTACCAGCTCATCGACATGGAGCGCGAGGTACCTCTGTGCTCCGGTCTCGTCGAGCGCATCGGCGAGCCCATGGGCAAGCTCACCCACAAGATACGCCCCGATGCCGAAGGTGAGGAGAAGCTGACCTTCGAGCAGCCCTTCACCAACCATGTGGAAGGCATGAAGCGCGTCGTGGAACTGATCACCGACGCCGACAAGGGCGTGATCAAGGACAAGTCCGAGATCGGTGCCATCGGACACCGCGTGCTGCTCGGCGGCGAGGAGATCAAGCAGTCGGTGCGCATCGACGACTGGGCCAAGGGCGTCATCCGCGACTACATTCCGCTGGGTCCGCTGCACAACCCCGCCAACCTCGCCGGCATCGAAGTGGCTGAAGAACTCTTCCCCGGTCTGCCCAACGTGGGCGTGTTCGACACCGAGTTCCACCAGTCCATGCCCGCCAAGGCATACCTGTACCCGCTGCCCATCGAGCTGTACGAAGAGCTGAAGATCCGTCGCTACGGCTTCCACGGCACCTCGCACCGCTACATCACCAAGCGTACGGCGCAGTACCTCGGCAAGCCCCTCGACGAGCTGAACATCATCACCTGTCACCTTGGCAACGGCTGTTCCATGGCCGCCGTCAAGAACGGCAAGTGCGTGGACACCACCATGGGCATCACGCCTCTCGAAGGCCTGATGATGGGTACCCGTTGCGGCGACATCGACCCCGCCATCGTGCCCTTCCTCATGGAGAAGAAGAACCTCTCGCCCGCCGAAGCCGACACGCTGATGAACAAGCAGTCGGGTCTCAAGGGCATGTGCGGCATGAACGACATGCGCGACCTGCACGCCGCCCGTGAGAACGGCAACGAACGCGCGCAGCTTGCCTTCGAGATGTTCACCTACCGCATCAAGAAGTACATCGGTGCCTACTACGCCGTTCTCGGTCGTGTCGACGCCGTGGTCTTCACCGCCGGCATCGGCGAGAACGACGACTTCGTGCGCGCCGAAGTGTGCGCCGGTCTCGACTCGCTGGGCATCGCCGTCGACCCCGCACGCAACGCCGTGCGCAACGGTCAGCCCCGCCACATCAGCCCCGACGGCAGCCGCGTCGCCGTTCTCGTGGTCCCCACCAACGAAGAACTGGAAATCGCACAGGCGACCCTCGACGTGCTCAAGGGCTAG
- a CDS encoding phosphotransacetylase family protein, with product MVGIYIGSTAAAAGKNLACMALGLVLGRDGRSVGYMKPYGQRPRMVDDRTGDIDAMLVQEVLGQNADPEVVTPVVEPANIRAMSLRGGNALERVGAAYTALARGRDVMLVGGTGSLFHTGRARGLDGLALVRRLDLRVVLVERYHPHPEGGGIDHDAILYAADVLGDRLAGVLLNDLPESYQRDAEEVLVPYLAEHGVRVLGLVPHDPLLHAIRASDLAVRLGGRLVCGGKGSQRLVEGFLIGTMQVENFMSHFRRHANTATIVGGDRTDLQLVALEGQCPCLVLTGNMPPDELIRQRSEQHGAPVIVVREDTYTVARKMEEILNSQKLRDLVTIRRGADIVAGALDRAALLAQTGIPKGENR from the coding sequence ATGGTCGGCATCTACATAGGCTCCACGGCAGCGGCAGCAGGCAAGAACCTCGCCTGCATGGCCCTCGGGCTCGTACTCGGGCGCGACGGACGTTCCGTGGGCTACATGAAGCCCTACGGTCAGCGCCCCCGCATGGTCGACGACCGCACGGGCGACATCGACGCCATGCTCGTCCAGGAGGTGCTGGGCCAGAACGCCGACCCCGAAGTGGTCACCCCCGTCGTCGAACCCGCCAACATCCGCGCCATGTCGCTACGCGGCGGCAACGCGCTCGAACGTGTGGGCGCAGCCTACACCGCACTCGCCCGAGGGCGCGACGTCATGCTCGTCGGCGGTACAGGTTCGCTGTTCCACACCGGACGCGCCCGCGGGCTTGACGGCCTCGCACTGGTGCGCCGTCTCGACCTGCGGGTGGTGCTCGTCGAACGTTACCACCCGCACCCCGAAGGCGGAGGCATCGACCACGACGCCATCCTCTACGCCGCCGACGTGCTCGGTGACAGGCTGGCGGGCGTGCTGCTGAACGACCTTCCCGAATCGTACCAGCGCGACGCCGAAGAGGTGCTCGTGCCCTATCTCGCGGAACACGGCGTCCGCGTACTCGGCCTTGTGCCGCACGACCCGTTGCTGCACGCCATTCGTGCCTCCGACCTCGCCGTGAGGCTCGGGGGCAGGCTCGTGTGCGGCGGCAAGGGCTCGCAACGCCTCGTGGAAGGCTTTCTCATCGGCACCATGCAGGTCGAGAACTTCATGAGCCACTTCCGCCGTCACGCAAACACCGCCACCATCGTCGGCGGCGACCGCACGGACCTGCAACTCGTGGCCCTGGAAGGACAGTGCCCGTGTCTCGTCCTCACCGGGAACATGCCGCCCGATGAACTCATACGACAGCGATCGGAACAACACGGGGCTCCGGTGATCGTGGTCCGCGAAGACACGTACACCGTCGCCCGCAAGATGGAAGAAATCCTCAACAGCCAGAAGCTGCGCGACCTTGTCACCATACGTCGCGGCGCGGACATCGTCGCGGGTGCGCTCGATCGTGCGGCACTGCTGGCGCAAACTGGCATCCCCAAGGGAGAGAACCGATGA
- a CDS encoding lactate utilization protein translates to MSGNQDLARLMREKAEAIAATVVELKDINEAFAYALDICEKKEACQLLISGCEEKLSDNAEALCEMKQKKIIAAPNLSDKEYDAFAKLCEERGIACVREGLRKHLAGIDIGFTHVTMGIAETGTCVVSSNSEELRLASMISEFHVAVLPKSKIVATSYDAEATLNELMGTGKPHYTAFISGPSRTADIERVLSLGVHGPLELHLILVEG, encoded by the coding sequence ATGAGTGGTAACCAGGACCTCGCCCGGCTCATGCGTGAGAAAGCCGAGGCGATCGCCGCGACCGTCGTAGAACTGAAGGACATCAACGAAGCCTTCGCCTACGCCCTGGACATCTGTGAGAAGAAGGAAGCCTGCCAGTTGCTCATCTCCGGCTGTGAAGAGAAGCTTTCGGACAACGCCGAAGCCCTCTGCGAGATGAAGCAGAAGAAGATCATCGCCGCGCCCAACCTCAGCGACAAGGAATACGATGCCTTCGCGAAGCTCTGCGAAGAGCGTGGCATCGCCTGCGTGCGCGAAGGTCTGCGCAAGCACCTTGCGGGCATCGACATCGGCTTCACCCATGTGACCATGGGCATCGCCGAGACCGGCACCTGCGTGGTCAGCTCCAACAGCGAAGAACTGCGCCTTGCCTCCATGATCAGCGAGTTCCATGTGGCCGTGCTGCCCAAGTCGAAGATCGTCGCCACCTCGTACGATGCCGAGGCGACCCTCAACGAGTTGATGGGCACCGGCAAGCCCCACTACACCGCCTTCATCTCCGGCCCCAGCCGTACCGCCGACATCGAGCGCGTGCTCTCACTCGGCGTACACGGGCCCCTCGAACTGCATCTCATCCTGGTGGAGGGCTAA